From a region of the Mycolicibacterium sp. MU0050 genome:
- a CDS encoding sugar phosphate isomerase/epimerase, which produces MRPAIKVGLSTASVYPLRTEAAFDYAARLGYDGVELMVWAEPVSQSVEDVAELSRRYDVPVLSVHAPCLLISQRVWGPNPISKLDRSVRAAEELGAQTVVVHPPFRWQRRYAEGFSAQVAELEANSDILVAVENMFPFRADRIFGAGQSSIERMRKRGGSPGVGISAFAPSYDPLDGGHAHYTLDLSHTATAGTDAVDMARRMGDGLVHLHLCDGNGAAADEHLVPGRGTQPTVEVCQMLAGSDFSGHVILEVTTSAARTEAEREALLTESLDFARTHLLR; this is translated from the coding sequence GTGCGTCCCGCGATCAAGGTAGGTCTGTCGACCGCCTCGGTGTACCCGCTGCGGACCGAGGCGGCCTTCGACTACGCCGCCCGGTTGGGCTACGACGGCGTGGAGCTCATGGTGTGGGCCGAACCGGTCAGCCAGTCCGTGGAAGATGTCGCGGAACTCTCGCGCCGCTACGACGTGCCGGTGCTGTCCGTGCACGCGCCGTGCCTGCTCATCTCGCAGCGGGTGTGGGGGCCCAACCCGATCAGCAAGCTCGACCGCAGTGTGCGGGCCGCCGAGGAGCTGGGCGCCCAGACCGTGGTGGTGCACCCACCGTTCCGGTGGCAGCGCCGCTACGCCGAGGGGTTCAGCGCGCAGGTCGCCGAGCTCGAAGCCAACAGTGACATCCTGGTGGCCGTGGAGAACATGTTCCCGTTCCGGGCCGACCGGATTTTCGGGGCCGGGCAATCGTCGATCGAGCGGATGCGCAAGCGCGGGGGCAGCCCCGGCGTGGGGATCTCGGCGTTCGCGCCGTCCTACGACCCGCTGGACGGCGGCCACGCCCATTACACGCTGGACCTGTCGCACACCGCGACCGCCGGCACCGACGCCGTCGACATGGCCCGGCGGATGGGTGACGGCCTGGTGCACCTGCACCTGTGCGACGGCAACGGTGCCGCGGCCGACGAGCACCTGGTGCCCGGCCGGGGCACCCAGCCCACGGTGGAGGTGTGCCAGATGCTGGCCGGCAGCGATTTCAGCGGCCACGTGATTCTGGAGGTCACCACGTCGGCGGCGCGCACCGAAGCCGAGCGTGAGGCGTTGCTCACCGAGTCGCTCGATTTCGCCCGCACCCACCTGCTGCGATGA
- the regX gene encoding two-component sensory transduction protein RegX encodes MTSVLIVEDEESLADPLAFLLRKEGFEATVVTDGPSALAEFERSGADIVLLDLMLPGMSGTDVCKQLRLRSSVPVIMVTARDSEIDKVVGLELGADDYVTKPYSARELIARIRAVLRRGGEVDDVAADDGVLEAGPVRMDVERHVVSVNGDPITLPLKEFDLLEYLMRNSGRVLTRGQLIDRVWGADYVGDTKTLDVHVKRLRSKIEPNPANPVLLVTVRGLGYKLEG; translated from the coding sequence ATGACCAGTGTGCTGATCGTTGAGGACGAGGAGTCGCTGGCCGATCCCTTGGCGTTCTTGCTGCGCAAGGAGGGGTTCGAGGCCACCGTGGTGACCGACGGGCCGAGCGCGTTGGCCGAGTTCGAGCGCTCGGGTGCCGACATCGTGCTGCTGGATCTGATGCTGCCCGGGATGAGCGGCACCGACGTGTGCAAGCAGTTGCGGCTGCGCTCCAGCGTGCCGGTGATCATGGTGACCGCACGGGACAGCGAGATCGACAAGGTCGTCGGGCTCGAACTGGGCGCCGACGACTACGTGACCAAGCCGTATTCGGCGCGCGAGTTGATCGCCCGCATCCGGGCCGTGCTGCGCCGTGGCGGCGAGGTCGACGACGTCGCCGCCGACGACGGGGTGCTCGAGGCCGGCCCGGTCCGGATGGACGTCGAACGCCACGTGGTGAGCGTCAACGGAGACCCGATCACGTTGCCGCTCAAGGAGTTCGACCTGCTGGAATATCTGATGCGCAACAGCGGGCGGGTGTTGACCCGCGGCCAGTTGATCGACCGGGTCTGGGGCGCCGACTACGTCGGCGACACCAAGACCCTCGACGTGCACGTCAAACGACTGCGGTCCAAGATCGAGCCCAACCCCGCGAACCCGGTGCTGCTGGTGACCGTCCGCGGGCTGGGCTACAAGCTGGAGGGCTGA
- a CDS encoding sensor histidine kinase, translating to MSVVSALALAGVVAAVALAAGVAVGGWVWPRLVGRRQRKAAELAGYAIAQMLKHIVELAPQGIVVVDRYRNVVFINERAQHGELGPVHDGLLDDRAWRAVQRTLATGEDTEVDLSPRRRSAVSRPGMAIRGHVRRLADDSKFAVIFVDDQSEQARMEATRRDFVANVSHELKTPVGAMGVLAEALLESADDPQTVRRFGEQVLGESKRLANMVGELIELSRLQGAEKLPTFDMVDIDATVSEAISRYKVAADNADITITTDDPGGFKAVGNQPLLVTAVANLISNAIAYSPQGSTVSISRRRRGDNVEIAVTDRGIGIAPSDQERVFERFFRVDKARSRATGGTGLGLAIVKHVAANHNGSIRLWSKAGTGSTFTLSVPAHRDAEGLVDE from the coding sequence GTGAGTGTGGTGTCGGCACTGGCCCTGGCTGGGGTAGTGGCCGCGGTGGCTCTCGCCGCAGGGGTCGCCGTCGGCGGCTGGGTCTGGCCGCGGCTGGTCGGCCGCCGGCAGCGCAAGGCCGCCGAACTGGCGGGGTACGCCATCGCGCAGATGCTCAAGCACATCGTGGAGCTCGCTCCGCAGGGCATCGTCGTGGTGGACCGCTACCGCAACGTGGTGTTCATCAACGAGCGCGCCCAGCACGGCGAGCTGGGGCCGGTGCACGACGGCCTGCTCGACGACCGGGCCTGGCGGGCTGTGCAGCGCACCCTGGCCACCGGTGAGGACACCGAGGTCGACCTGTCCCCGCGCCGGCGCAGCGCCGTCAGCCGGCCGGGCATGGCCATCCGGGGCCATGTCCGCCGCCTCGCCGACGACAGCAAGTTCGCGGTGATCTTCGTCGACGACCAGTCCGAGCAGGCCCGGATGGAAGCCACCCGGCGCGATTTCGTCGCCAACGTCAGCCACGAGCTCAAGACCCCGGTGGGTGCCATGGGCGTACTGGCCGAGGCGCTCCTGGAGTCCGCCGACGACCCACAGACCGTGCGCCGGTTCGGCGAGCAGGTCCTCGGCGAGTCGAAACGGCTGGCGAACATGGTCGGCGAGCTGATCGAGCTGTCCCGGTTGCAGGGCGCCGAGAAGCTGCCGACGTTCGACATGGTCGACATCGATGCCACTGTGTCCGAGGCGATCTCGCGCTACAAGGTGGCCGCCGACAACGCCGACATCACCATCACCACCGACGACCCGGGGGGCTTCAAGGCGGTGGGCAATCAGCCGCTGCTCGTGACCGCGGTGGCCAACCTGATCTCCAACGCCATCGCGTACTCCCCGCAGGGTTCCACGGTGTCGATCAGCCGCCGTCGCCGCGGCGACAACGTGGAGATCGCCGTCACCGACCGCGGGATCGGGATCGCCCCCAGCGATCAGGAGCGGGTCTTCGAACGGTTCTTCCGGGTGGACAAGGCGCGCTCCCGCGCGACGGGTGGGACCGGCCTGGGATTGGCCATCGTCAAGCACGTCGCGGCCAACCACAACGGGTCGATCCGATTGTGGAGCAAGGCCGGCACCGGATCGACGTTCACGTTGTCGGTGCCGGCGCACCGGGACGCCGAAGGGTTGGTTGATGAGTAA
- a CDS encoding phosphoglyceromutase produces the protein MSDSTLVLLRHGQSEWNALNLFTGWVDVDLTDLGRAEAVRGGELMAEQGLLPDVLYTSLMRRAITTAHLALDAADRLWIPVHRDWRLNERHYGALQGLDKAETKAKYGEEQFMAWRRSYDTPPPPIEKGSEFSQDADPRYADIGGGPLTECLADVVARFVPYFTETIVPDLKAGKTVLIAAHGNSLRALVKYLDGMSDEDVVGLNIPTGIPLRYDLDENLKPKVPGGTYLDPEAAAAGAAAVASQGAK, from the coding sequence ATGTCTGACTCCACATTGGTGCTGCTCCGGCACGGCCAGAGCGAATGGAATGCGCTGAACCTGTTCACCGGCTGGGTCGACGTCGACCTGACCGACCTGGGCCGCGCCGAAGCGGTCCGCGGCGGCGAGTTGATGGCCGAGCAGGGGCTGCTGCCCGATGTGCTCTACACCTCGCTGATGCGGCGCGCCATCACCACCGCGCACCTGGCGCTGGACGCCGCGGACCGGCTGTGGATCCCGGTGCACCGGGATTGGCGACTCAACGAGCGCCACTACGGCGCGCTGCAGGGACTGGACAAGGCCGAGACCAAGGCCAAGTACGGCGAAGAGCAGTTCATGGCGTGGCGACGCAGCTACGACACCCCGCCGCCGCCCATCGAGAAGGGCAGCGAGTTCAGTCAGGACGCCGACCCGCGCTACGCCGACATCGGCGGCGGGCCGCTGACCGAATGCCTGGCCGACGTGGTCGCGCGGTTCGTGCCCTACTTCACCGAAACCATCGTGCCGGACCTCAAGGCCGGCAAGACCGTCCTGATCGCCGCGCACGGCAACTCGCTGCGTGCGCTGGTGAAGTACCTGGACGGCATGAGCGACGAGGACGTGGTGGGGCTGAACATCCCGACCGGCATCCCGCTGCGCTACGACCTCGATGAGAACCTGAAGCCGAAGGTGCCCGGCGGCACTTACCTAGACCCGGAGGCGGCCGCCGCGGGTGCCGCGGCGGTTGCCAGCCAGGGCGCCAAGTAG
- a CDS encoding YbjN domain-containing protein, translating to MSEVQQLIEAALDERELVYTRHAGAHGGLPGLVVQLPGERKLTTNTILSIGEHSVRVEAFVCRRPDENFEAVYRYLLKRNNRLYGVSYTLDNVGDIYLVGRMALELVTADEIDRILGQVLEAVDSDFNMLLELGFRSSIQKEWAWRVARGESLKNLSAFQHLIDE from the coding sequence ATGAGCGAGGTGCAGCAGCTCATCGAGGCGGCGCTCGACGAGCGCGAGTTGGTCTACACCCGCCACGCCGGCGCGCACGGCGGGCTGCCGGGCCTGGTGGTCCAACTGCCCGGCGAGCGCAAACTCACCACCAACACCATCCTGAGCATCGGCGAGCACTCGGTGCGGGTCGAGGCCTTCGTCTGCCGCAGGCCCGACGAGAACTTCGAGGCCGTCTACCGGTACCTGCTCAAACGCAACAACCGGCTCTATGGGGTGTCCTACACCCTGGACAACGTCGGTGACATCTATCTGGTCGGCCGGATGGCGCTGGAACTGGTCACCGCCGACGAGATCGACCGGATCCTGGGGCAGGTGCTCGAAGCCGTCGACTCCGACTTCAACATGTTGCTGGAGTTGGGTTTTCGCTCGTCCATCCAAAAGGAGTGGGCGTGGCGGGTGGCTCGCGGGGAGTCGTTGAAGAACCTCTCGGCGTTCCAGCACCTCATCGACGAATAG
- the mshA gene encoding D-inositol-3-phosphate glycosyltransferase, giving the protein MRVAVLSVHTSPLAQPGTGDAGGMNVYVLQTALHLAQRGVEVEIFTRATSSADAPVVPVAPGVVVRNVVAGPFEGLDKYDLPTQLCAFTAGVLRAEATHEPGYYDIVHSHYWLSGQVGWLARDRWAVPLVHTAHTLAAVKNAALAEGDSPEPALRAVGEQQVVDEADRLIVNTEDEARQLVSLHRADPGRIDIVHPGVDLQTFTPGDRRAARAALGLPDEPTIAFVGRIQPLKAPDVLLRAAAKLPGVRVVVAGGPSGSGLAAPDGLMRLADELGICDRVTFLPPQTRANLVNVYRAADLVAVPSYSESFGLVAVEAQACGTPVVAAAVGGLPVAVRDGQTGRLVDNHDPDRWAGALGEMLQHADLAAMGAAAVAHASTFSWDHTVDALLGAYRRAITDYDLVHHRSARETIGAQSLRRTRRWTRRRGVRA; this is encoded by the coding sequence GTGCGCGTCGCAGTGTTGTCGGTCCATACCTCGCCGCTGGCCCAGCCGGGAACCGGTGATGCCGGGGGGATGAACGTCTACGTCCTGCAGACCGCATTGCACCTGGCGCAGCGCGGGGTGGAGGTCGAGATCTTCACCCGGGCGACGTCGTCGGCGGACGCGCCGGTGGTGCCGGTGGCCCCCGGGGTGGTGGTCCGCAACGTGGTCGCCGGCCCCTTCGAGGGGCTCGACAAGTACGACCTGCCCACGCAGCTGTGCGCGTTCACCGCCGGGGTGCTGCGCGCCGAGGCCACTCATGAACCCGGCTACTACGACATCGTCCACTCGCATTATTGGCTGTCCGGTCAGGTCGGCTGGCTGGCCCGGGACCGCTGGGCGGTGCCACTGGTGCACACCGCGCACACCCTGGCCGCCGTCAAGAACGCGGCGCTGGCGGAGGGGGACTCGCCCGAGCCGGCCTTGCGGGCGGTCGGGGAGCAGCAGGTGGTCGACGAGGCCGACCGGCTCATCGTCAACACCGAAGACGAAGCACGCCAACTGGTTTCGCTGCACCGCGCGGATCCCGGCCGGATCGACATCGTCCATCCGGGCGTGGATCTGCAGACCTTCACCCCTGGAGATCGCCGCGCGGCGCGGGCCGCGCTCGGCTTGCCCGACGAACCGACGATCGCCTTCGTGGGCCGCATCCAGCCGCTCAAGGCCCCCGACGTGCTGCTCCGCGCGGCGGCCAAGCTGCCCGGGGTGCGTGTCGTGGTGGCCGGCGGCCCGTCGGGCAGTGGCCTGGCCGCCCCGGACGGCCTGATGCGCCTGGCCGACGAGTTGGGCATCTGCGACCGGGTGACCTTCCTGCCGCCGCAGACGCGCGCGAACCTGGTCAACGTCTATCGCGCCGCCGACCTGGTGGCGGTTCCGAGCTATTCGGAGTCCTTCGGCCTGGTGGCGGTGGAGGCCCAGGCCTGCGGCACGCCGGTGGTGGCGGCCGCCGTGGGGGGCCTGCCGGTGGCGGTTCGCGACGGGCAGACCGGCAGGTTGGTGGACAACCACGATCCAGACCGCTGGGCGGGCGCGCTCGGGGAGATGCTGCAGCACGCGGACCTGGCCGCCATGGGCGCGGCCGCGGTGGCGCACGCCTCGACCTTCTCCTGGGATCACACCGTCGACGCGCTGCTGGGCGCCTACCGCCGGGCGATCACCGACTATGACCTGGTCCATCACCGCAGCGCGCGGGAAACCATTGGGGCACAGTCGCTCCGGCGGACCCGGCGTTGGACACGAAGGCGAGGGGTGCGGGCATGA
- a CDS encoding ROK family transcriptional regulator, protein MVRTTLAPVSQLHPLRSRHQVVPPALRIADGAAAAVFAAVRLRGPVARDAIAGSTKLSIATVNRQVTALLEAGLLRERADLATSGAIGRPRVPVEVNHEPYLTVGVHIGAKTTSIVATDLFGRTLDAVETPTPRGAQGSALAALAASVQRYLSRWHRRQTLWIGVATGGTVDSARGVVDHPRLGWNQAPAGPVLADTLGLPVSVAAHVDAMAAAELLLGVRRLNAPATSLYVYARETVGYALIIDGRVHSPSSGPGTIANLPAHSELLGGTGVLETTVSDEAVVAAARRSGILAGPGSQVATVAAVVTAARRGNEAAQRLLAERARVLGEAVALLRDLLNPDDLVVGGQAFTEYSETITGVVGAYAQKSVLAPREVRITAFGNRVQEVGAGVVSLGALYADPLGALRRATRAYLGCGRLV, encoded by the coding sequence ATCGTGCGTACCACCCTCGCCCCCGTTTCTCAGCTCCATCCGCTGCGCTCGCGGCATCAGGTCGTCCCGCCGGCGCTGCGGATCGCCGACGGCGCCGCCGCGGCCGTCTTCGCCGCCGTCCGGCTGCGCGGCCCGGTGGCCCGCGACGCCATTGCCGGCAGCACCAAGCTCTCGATCGCCACGGTGAACCGCCAGGTCACCGCCCTGCTGGAGGCCGGCCTGCTGCGCGAGCGCGCGGATCTGGCCACCTCGGGGGCCATCGGTCGCCCACGGGTGCCGGTCGAGGTCAATCACGAGCCCTACCTGACCGTCGGCGTGCACATCGGCGCGAAGACCACCAGCATCGTGGCCACCGACCTGTTCGGCCGCACGCTGGATGCGGTCGAGACCCCGACGCCGCGCGGCGCCCAGGGGTCCGCCCTGGCGGCGCTGGCCGCCAGCGTGCAGCGCTACCTCAGCCGCTGGCATCGCCGTCAGACCCTGTGGATCGGTGTCGCCACCGGCGGCACCGTGGACAGCGCCCGTGGCGTGGTCGATCACCCGCGGCTGGGCTGGAATCAGGCCCCGGCGGGGCCGGTGCTGGCCGACACGCTGGGTCTGCCGGTGTCGGTGGCCGCCCACGTCGACGCGATGGCCGCGGCCGAACTGCTGCTCGGGGTGCGCCGCCTCAACGCGCCGGCGACCAGCCTGTACGTCTACGCCCGGGAGACCGTGGGCTACGCGCTGATCATCGACGGCCGGGTGCACAGTCCCAGCAGCGGACCCGGCACCATTGCCAACCTGCCCGCGCATTCGGAATTGCTGGGCGGCACAGGAGTTTTGGAGACCACGGTCAGCGACGAGGCCGTGGTGGCCGCCGCCCGAAGGTCGGGCATCCTCGCCGGGCCGGGGTCGCAGGTCGCGACCGTGGCCGCGGTGGTGACCGCCGCGCGGCGCGGCAACGAGGCCGCCCAGCGGCTGCTGGCCGAACGGGCGCGGGTGCTCGGCGAGGCCGTGGCGTTGCTGCGGGATCTGCTGAACCCCGACGACCTCGTCGTCGGCGGGCAGGCATTCACCGAATACTCCGAAACCATCACCGGGGTCGTGGGCGCGTACGCCCAGAAGTCGGTGCTGGCGCCGCGCGAGGTCCGGATCACCGCCTTCGGCAACCGGGTGCAGGAGGTCGGCGCCGGCGTGGTGTCCCTCGGCGCGCTCTACGCCGACCCGCTGGGCGCGCTGCGGCGGGCCACCCGCGCTTACCTGGGGTGCGGTCGCCTGGTGTAA
- a CDS encoding SDR family oxidoreductase — protein MTDSRDGVQKIAVVTGASSGIGEETAKVLAALGFHVVVAARRRDRVEALAAEIGGTAAVTDVTDDASVAALADAVRRLPGQLSVLVNNAGGAKGLAPVADADLEHWRWMWETNVLGTLRVTRALLDQLVASGDGLIVTVTSIAAFETYDGGSGYTAAKHGQGALHRTLRGELLGKPVRLTEIAPGAVETEFSLVRFDGDEQRADAVYAGITPLVARDVAEVIGFVADRPSHVNLDQIVIRPRDQAPNGRFNRRPAP, from the coding sequence ATGACCGATTCTCGCGACGGGGTCCAGAAGATCGCTGTTGTCACCGGGGCCAGCTCCGGCATCGGCGAAGAGACCGCGAAAGTACTTGCCGCCCTTGGCTTCCATGTGGTCGTCGCTGCCCGGCGAAGGGACCGCGTCGAGGCGCTGGCCGCCGAGATCGGCGGCACCGCGGCAGTGACGGACGTCACTGACGACGCTTCGGTGGCGGCGTTGGCCGACGCGGTGCGGCGGCTTCCGGGACAGCTGTCGGTGCTGGTCAACAACGCCGGCGGCGCCAAGGGGCTGGCTCCGGTCGCCGACGCCGACCTGGAGCACTGGCGCTGGATGTGGGAGACCAACGTGCTGGGCACGCTGCGGGTCACCCGCGCGTTGCTCGACCAGCTGGTCGCATCCGGCGACGGCCTGATTGTCACCGTCACCTCGATCGCTGCCTTCGAGACCTACGACGGCGGCTCCGGCTACACCGCCGCCAAGCACGGTCAGGGTGCCCTGCACCGCACCCTGCGCGGCGAACTACTCGGAAAACCGGTGCGGCTCACCGAGATTGCGCCCGGCGCGGTGGAAACCGAATTCTCCCTGGTCCGCTTCGACGGCGACGAGCAGCGCGCCGACGCGGTGTACGCGGGCATCACCCCCCTGGTCGCGCGGGACGTCGCCGAGGTGATCGGTTTCGTCGCCGACCGGCCCTCCCACGTCAACCTGGATCAGATCGTGATCCGCCCCCGCGACCAGGCTCCCAACGGTCGGTTCAACCGCCGCCCGGCGCCGTGA
- a CDS encoding L,D-transpeptidase: MRPARDIAPPTSVTRRRAIGVLALGVAAPGALAACLRGSGDQAGPPPAPEIDFTPADAATGVLPTDPVRVAVRYGRLQRLVLRNPDGKVVAGQMDRERTAFVITEPLGYDTTYTWDGAVVGADGQAVPVAGSFGTLRPVRVVSGQFQLTDGQTVGVAAPIILQFDAPISDKAAVERALRVTTEPPVEGSWAWLPDEAEGARVHWRSREYFPAGTTVHVAAPLYGVHLGDGAYGAADSTLDFTIGRRQVVRADAASHRIQVLTDAGVSMDFPCSYGEGDVDRNVTRSGIHVVTEKYEDFYMTNPAAGYANLRERFAVRISNNGEFIHANPASLGAQGNANVTNGCINLSLEDAEQYFHSAIYGDPVEVTGTRIELSHADGDIWDWAVDWPDWQAMSALTAPGGG, translated from the coding sequence GTGAGGCCCGCGCGCGACATCGCGCCACCGACGTCGGTCACGCGACGCCGGGCGATCGGCGTGCTGGCGCTGGGCGTGGCTGCACCCGGCGCGCTGGCCGCCTGCCTGCGGGGCTCGGGCGATCAGGCGGGACCGCCGCCGGCCCCGGAGATCGATTTCACCCCGGCCGACGCGGCCACCGGCGTGCTGCCCACCGATCCGGTGCGGGTAGCGGTCCGTTACGGCCGGCTGCAGCGATTGGTGCTGCGCAATCCGGACGGCAAGGTGGTGGCCGGTCAGATGGACCGCGAGCGCACCGCGTTCGTGATCACGGAGCCGCTCGGCTACGACACGACCTATACCTGGGACGGCGCGGTGGTGGGCGCCGATGGGCAGGCGGTACCGGTCGCCGGCAGCTTCGGAACGCTGCGCCCGGTCCGGGTGGTCAGCGGACAGTTCCAACTGACCGACGGCCAGACCGTCGGCGTCGCGGCCCCGATCATCCTGCAGTTCGACGCGCCGATCAGCGACAAGGCGGCCGTCGAACGGGCCCTGCGGGTCACCACCGAGCCGCCGGTCGAGGGCAGCTGGGCGTGGTTGCCGGACGAGGCCGAGGGCGCCCGCGTGCATTGGCGCAGCCGGGAATACTTCCCCGCCGGAACCACGGTGCACGTGGCCGCGCCGCTGTACGGCGTGCACTTGGGCGACGGCGCCTACGGGGCGGCGGACTCGACGCTGGACTTCACGATCGGCCGCCGCCAGGTGGTCCGCGCCGACGCGGCCAGCCACCGGATCCAGGTGCTCACCGACGCGGGCGTCAGCATGGACTTCCCGTGCAGCTACGGCGAGGGCGACGTGGACCGCAACGTCACCCGCAGCGGCATCCACGTGGTCACCGAGAAGTACGAGGACTTCTACATGACCAACCCGGCCGCCGGCTACGCCAACCTGCGGGAACGATTCGCCGTGCGGATCTCCAACAACGGCGAGTTCATCCACGCGAATCCGGCGAGCCTGGGCGCCCAGGGCAACGCGAACGTCACCAACGGGTGCATCAACCTCTCGCTCGAGGACGCCGAGCAGTACTTCCATTCGGCGATCTACGGCGACCCGGTGGAGGTCACCGGGACCCGCATCGAGCTGTCCCACGCCGACGGCGACATCTGGGACTGGGCGGTGGACTGGCCGGACTGGCAGGCGATGTCCGCGCTCACGGCGCCGGGCGGCGGTTGA
- a CDS encoding UDP-N-acetylmuramate dehydrogenase translates to MGGSQFAGAAVAEQVPLAPLTTLRVGPVARRLITAVSTEQIVAALGELRGQAVLLLAGGSNVVLAGDREDLTVLQIASSGIVVDGNLVRAEAGALWDDVVVVSLAAGLGGLECLSGIPGSAGATPVQNVGAYGAEVADTLTRVRLLDRRTGQVSWVGPEALRFGYRTSILKHGPDAANFVVLEVEFALDAAGRSAPLRYGELAKTLGADAGDRVEPARVREAVLGLRRGKGMVLDAADHDTWSVGSFFTNPVVSPATFEAVAARADGPVPHYPAGAEVKLAAGWLVEAAGFGKGFPGEDAPARLSTKHALALTNRGGATGDDIVALARRVRDGVLDAFGIRLEPEPVIIGAVI, encoded by the coding sequence GTGGGCGGTTCGCAATTCGCGGGTGCGGCGGTGGCCGAGCAGGTGCCGCTGGCGCCGCTGACCACCTTGCGTGTGGGACCGGTCGCCCGCCGGCTCATCACGGCCGTGAGCACCGAGCAGATCGTCGCCGCGCTCGGCGAACTCCGCGGCCAGGCGGTGCTGTTACTCGCCGGCGGATCCAACGTGGTGCTGGCCGGTGACCGCGAGGATCTGACCGTGCTGCAGATCGCCTCCAGCGGCATCGTCGTCGACGGCAACCTGGTGCGCGCCGAGGCCGGGGCCCTCTGGGACGACGTCGTGGTCGTGTCGTTGGCCGCCGGTCTGGGCGGGCTGGAGTGCCTGTCCGGCATCCCCGGCTCGGCGGGCGCCACCCCGGTGCAGAACGTCGGCGCCTACGGCGCCGAGGTCGCCGACACCCTCACGCGGGTGCGGCTGCTCGACCGGCGGACCGGGCAGGTGTCCTGGGTGGGGCCCGAGGCGCTGCGATTCGGCTATCGCACCAGCATCCTCAAGCACGGGCCGGACGCCGCGAACTTCGTGGTGCTCGAGGTCGAATTTGCGCTCGATGCCGCCGGCCGCAGCGCACCGCTGCGCTACGGCGAACTGGCCAAGACCCTCGGCGCCGACGCCGGTGACCGGGTCGAGCCGGCGCGGGTCCGCGAGGCCGTGCTGGGCCTGCGCCGCGGTAAGGGCATGGTGCTCGACGCGGCCGATCACGACACCTGGAGTGTCGGTTCGTTTTTCACCAATCCGGTGGTCAGCCCCGCGACGTTCGAGGCCGTCGCGGCGCGCGCGGACGGACCGGTCCCGCATTACCCGGCCGGCGCGGAGGTCAAGCTGGCCGCCGGGTGGCTGGTGGAGGCCGCGGGCTTCGGCAAGGGTTTCCCCGGCGAGGACGCGCCGGCGCGGCTGTCCACCAAGCATGCGCTGGCGCTGACCAACCGCGGCGGCGCCACGGGGGACGACATCGTCGCGCTGGCGCGCCGGGTGCGCGACGGCGTCCTCGATGCGTTCGGGATCCGGCTCGAGCCCGAGCCCGTCATCATCGGCGCGGTGATCTGA
- a CDS encoding DUF2505 domain-containing protein — MPRSFDLSANYQGSVAQVHAAFADEQYWLARLADSGADDATLDALEVAADGAIDVATTQVLRADRLPGFVAQFHQGDLHIKRAESWSAISGDRATATVAARIPGAPASVHGSGKLTPDGAGAKADLKVTVEVKIPLVGGKVEAFIGSQLVELLISEQRFTTAWILDRQH; from the coding sequence ATGCCGCGTTCATTCGACTTGTCGGCCAACTATCAGGGCAGCGTCGCGCAGGTGCATGCGGCGTTCGCCGACGAGCAGTACTGGCTGGCCCGGCTGGCCGACTCCGGCGCCGACGACGCCACCCTGGACGCCCTCGAGGTCGCCGCCGACGGGGCCATCGACGTCGCCACCACGCAGGTGCTGCGCGCCGACCGGCTGCCGGGTTTCGTCGCCCAATTCCACCAGGGCGACCTGCACATCAAGCGCGCGGAATCGTGGAGCGCGATCAGCGGGGACCGGGCCACGGCGACCGTCGCCGCGCGCATTCCCGGCGCGCCGGCCTCGGTGCACGGGTCAGGCAAGCTGACTCCCGACGGTGCCGGCGCCAAGGCCGACCTCAAGGTCACCGTGGAGGTCAAGATCCCGCTGGTCGGCGGCAAGGTGGAGGCCTTCATCGGCAGTCAGCTCGTCGAGCTGCTGATCAGCGAACAGCGCTTCACCACCGCGTGGATCCTGGACCGGCAGCACTGA